From Mycolicibacterium nivoides, a single genomic window includes:
- a CDS encoding VWA domain-containing protein, whose amino-acid sequence MTDETIADERDRRWRLVLGSDAESLPSLQGGDVEMDKALSALYDRRGGLGGSAPSVARWLGDIRKYFPSTVVQVMQQDAIERLNLRMLLLEPEMMDSVVPDLSLATTLITLGQAIPDESKASARALVRKVVEDIERRIADGTRATLRGALSRNARTSRPLASDIDWNRTIARNLKTFQPELNTIIPERLVGFRRAGRSVTKDIVLAIDQSGSMAESIVYSAVFGAVIASMRSLRTSLVVFDTEVVDLTGLLDDPVDVLFGTQLGGGTDINRAIAYCQTLITRPADSIFVLISDLYEGGVRDEMLARVRQLVDAGVQVVVLLALSDSGAPSFDREIAADLAAMEIPAFACTPDAFPELLALAINKGDIRGWADRTGLAQRGMDAP is encoded by the coding sequence ATGACTGACGAGACCATCGCCGACGAACGGGACCGCCGGTGGCGGCTGGTGCTGGGGTCGGACGCGGAGTCACTGCCGAGCCTGCAAGGCGGTGATGTCGAGATGGACAAAGCGCTGTCGGCGCTCTATGACCGCAGAGGGGGACTCGGCGGTTCGGCTCCATCGGTGGCGCGTTGGCTGGGCGATATACGAAAGTACTTTCCCAGCACGGTGGTTCAGGTGATGCAGCAGGATGCCATCGAACGGCTCAACCTGCGCATGCTGCTGCTCGAACCGGAGATGATGGACAGCGTCGTACCGGACCTGTCATTGGCCACCACGCTCATCACGCTGGGGCAGGCCATTCCCGACGAATCCAAGGCATCGGCCCGGGCCCTGGTGCGTAAGGTCGTCGAGGACATCGAGCGGCGCATCGCCGACGGCACCCGGGCCACGCTGCGCGGGGCGCTGTCCCGCAATGCCCGCACCAGCCGTCCGCTGGCGTCCGACATCGACTGGAACCGCACCATCGCGCGCAACCTGAAGACGTTTCAGCCCGAACTGAACACGATCATCCCCGAACGGCTGGTCGGGTTCCGCCGCGCCGGCCGCTCGGTGACCAAGGACATCGTGCTGGCCATCGACCAGTCCGGTTCGATGGCCGAATCGATCGTGTACTCCGCGGTTTTCGGCGCGGTGATCGCCTCGATGCGGTCGCTGCGCACGTCGCTGGTGGTATTCGATACCGAAGTCGTCGACCTCACCGGCCTGCTCGACGACCCCGTTGACGTGCTGTTCGGCACTCAACTCGGCGGCGGCACCGACATCAACCGAGCCATCGCGTACTGCCAGACCCTGATCACGCGCCCGGCCGACAGCATCTTCGTGCTGATCTCCGACCTCTACGAGGGCGGTGTCCGCGACGAGATGCTCGCCCGCGTCAGGCAACTCGTGGACGCGGGCGTCCAGGTGGTCGTGCTGCTGGCGTTGTCCGATTCGGGCGCACCGTCGTTCGACCGCGAGATCGCCGCCGATCTGGCCGCCATGGAGATCCCGGCGTTCGCCTGCACGCCCGACGCGTTTCCCGAGCTGCTGGCACTGGCCATCAACAAGGGCGACATCCGCGGCTGGGCGGACCGCACCGGCCTCGCCCAGCGCGGGATGGACGCGCCCTAG
- a CDS encoding DUF5682 family protein, translating into MTTHVLGIRHHGPGSARAVVSELDRIQPDIVVIEGPADADRLATDVDDTDMVPPVAIMAYAVDDPAVSAFWPFGGFSPEWQALLWAARHRVPVRFCDLPAATVLAQRDQRHADVSRVRVDPIAALADAAGYDDPERWWDDVVESRTDGSGFEAITEAMGTVRELEPDEDDVVEQQREAHMRQVIRKAVKEFSTVAVICGAWHAPALAGKLPPASADSAMLRGLPKVKSATVWVPWTHSRLAAASGYGAGIRSPGWYQHAFVERERPVETWLTLAARALRDHDIFVSSAHVIEGVRLANALAAMRGRAHPGLSEVNEATESVLCEGSDTRFGLIVRELVIGERLGGIPEHLPMVPLLADITKQQKALRLKPDAGAKQVTLDLRKPNDLAKSHLLHRLAVLDIPWGEPELTTGQGTFKEAWTLQWQPEFAVKVVVSSVWGNTVYRACKAKLADSAENATHLGQVTAAIEAALLGGIDEAVPQLLAILENKAAVDRDLTELMAALPALARSLRYGDVRRTDAGALGVVTTSLLRRVNVGLPATLTGLGPDAAAEMLAHVNAVTDTVDLLDADIRGEWLATIARLADRDDLHGSLVGRFVRIGVDGAVFTTSEAARRMRRALSIGAPADEKSAWIEGFLSGSGLLLVHDTELLSVIDEWLTGLTATEFTDVLPLVRRTFSTFDAGIKRNIGHAVATAGSAVRTEFAIDAERARPAVIAAAAIFARGIAHD; encoded by the coding sequence GTGACCACCCACGTCCTGGGTATCCGGCACCACGGTCCCGGATCCGCGCGTGCCGTGGTGTCGGAGCTGGACCGCATCCAGCCGGACATCGTGGTGATCGAAGGGCCGGCCGATGCGGACCGGCTCGCCACCGACGTGGATGACACCGACATGGTGCCACCGGTGGCGATCATGGCCTATGCGGTCGATGACCCCGCGGTGTCGGCGTTCTGGCCGTTCGGCGGCTTCTCGCCTGAGTGGCAGGCGCTGCTGTGGGCCGCCCGCCACCGGGTGCCGGTGCGATTCTGCGATCTGCCCGCGGCCACTGTGCTGGCTCAGCGCGACCAGCGGCACGCGGACGTATCGCGGGTTCGGGTCGATCCGATCGCGGCGCTCGCCGATGCAGCGGGTTACGACGATCCCGAACGCTGGTGGGACGATGTGGTCGAATCCCGCACGGATGGAAGCGGATTCGAGGCGATCACCGAGGCCATGGGGACGGTGCGGGAGCTCGAACCCGACGAGGACGACGTAGTGGAGCAGCAGCGCGAAGCACACATGCGTCAGGTGATCCGCAAAGCCGTCAAGGAATTCTCGACGGTGGCCGTGATCTGCGGGGCCTGGCACGCTCCCGCATTGGCAGGGAAACTGCCCCCGGCAAGCGCGGATTCGGCAATGCTGCGCGGCCTGCCCAAGGTCAAGTCAGCGACGGTGTGGGTGCCGTGGACGCATTCGCGGCTGGCCGCGGCGTCGGGCTATGGCGCGGGTATCCGCTCGCCCGGCTGGTATCAGCACGCGTTCGTGGAGCGGGAACGTCCGGTGGAAACCTGGCTCACGCTGGCGGCCAGGGCATTACGCGACCACGACATCTTCGTCTCCTCGGCCCACGTCATAGAAGGAGTCCGGCTGGCCAACGCGCTGGCCGCGATGCGGGGCCGGGCCCATCCCGGGTTGAGTGAGGTCAACGAGGCCACCGAATCCGTGCTGTGCGAAGGATCCGACACCCGATTCGGGCTGATCGTGCGCGAACTGGTGATCGGGGAACGGCTGGGCGGCATTCCCGAACATCTGCCGATGGTGCCGCTGCTCGCCGACATCACCAAGCAACAGAAGGCATTGCGCCTCAAACCCGACGCAGGTGCCAAGCAGGTCACCCTCGACCTGCGCAAGCCGAACGACCTCGCGAAGTCCCATCTGCTGCATCGGCTCGCCGTGCTCGACATTCCGTGGGGCGAACCCGAGCTGACCACCGGGCAGGGCACGTTCAAGGAAGCCTGGACCCTGCAGTGGCAACCCGAGTTCGCCGTGAAGGTCGTGGTGTCGTCGGTATGGGGCAACACGGTGTACCGCGCCTGCAAGGCCAAACTGGCCGATAGCGCTGAGAACGCTACGCATCTGGGACAGGTCACCGCGGCGATCGAGGCCGCTCTGCTCGGTGGGATCGACGAAGCAGTCCCGCAACTGCTCGCGATCCTGGAGAACAAGGCCGCCGTCGACCGGGACCTCACGGAGCTCATGGCGGCCCTGCCCGCGCTGGCCCGGTCATTGCGCTACGGCGATGTGCGCCGCACCGACGCGGGTGCGCTCGGTGTGGTCACCACGTCGCTGCTGCGCCGCGTCAACGTCGGCCTGCCCGCGACGCTGACCGGGCTCGGCCCGGACGCGGCCGCCGAGATGCTCGCGCACGTCAACGCGGTCACCGACACCGTCGACCTGCTCGATGCCGACATCCGCGGGGAGTGGCTGGCCACGATCGCGCGTCTGGCCGATCGCGACGATCTGCACGGCAGCCTGGTCGGCCGTTTCGTCCGCATCGGCGTCGACGGAGCGGTGTTCACCACCAGCGAAGCAGCGCGACGCATGCGCCGCGCCTTGAGCATCGGGGCACCGGCCGACGAGAAGTCGGCCTGGATCGAGGGTTTTCTGTCCGGCAGCGGGCTGCTGCTGGTGCATGACACCGAACTGCTTTCTGTTATCGACGAATGGCTGACCGGTTTGACGGCAACGGAGTTCACCGACGTATTGCCGCTGGTGCGTCGGACCTTCAGCACCTTCGACGCGGGCATCAAACGCAACATCGGGCATGCGGTGGCCACGGCAGGCTCCGCTGTCCGCACCGAATTCGCCATCGACGCCGAACGCGCCCGCCCCGCGGTGATCGCGGCGGCGGCCATCTTCGCACGAGGTATCGCCCATGACTGA
- the ipdF gene encoding (5R,7aS)-5-hydroxy-7a-methyl-1-oxo-2,3,5,6,7,7a-hexahydro-1H-indene-carboxyl-CoA reductase, translated as MTNLSIAPNEVEGHGLLAGKVVLVTAAAGTGIGSSTARRALLEGADVVVSDYHERRLNETRDQLAELGLGRVEAVVCDVTSTEAVDALIARSVEKMGRLDVLVNNAGLGGETPLVDMTDDEWDRVLNVTLNSVMRATRAALRYFRDVEHGGVIVNNASVLGWRAQHSQSHYAAAKAGVMALTRCSAIEAVEFGVRINAVSPSIARHKFLERSADAALLDRLSSDEAFGRAAEPWEIATTIAYLASDYSSYLTGEVISVSSQRA; from the coding sequence ATGACTAATCTGTCCATCGCTCCGAATGAGGTCGAGGGCCACGGCCTTTTGGCGGGCAAGGTCGTCCTGGTCACCGCCGCCGCGGGTACCGGTATCGGCTCGTCCACCGCGCGCCGCGCTCTGCTGGAGGGCGCCGACGTCGTGGTGTCCGACTACCACGAGCGACGCCTGAACGAGACCCGCGATCAGTTGGCAGAGCTCGGCCTGGGCCGGGTCGAGGCCGTGGTCTGCGATGTCACCTCCACCGAGGCGGTGGACGCACTCATCGCCCGGTCGGTCGAAAAGATGGGTCGCCTGGACGTTTTGGTCAACAACGCCGGTCTGGGCGGGGAGACCCCGCTGGTCGACATGACCGACGACGAGTGGGACCGGGTCCTGAACGTCACACTGAACTCGGTGATGAGGGCCACCCGCGCGGCCCTGCGCTACTTCCGGGACGTCGAGCACGGCGGTGTGATCGTGAACAACGCCAGTGTTCTCGGCTGGCGCGCGCAGCACTCGCAGTCGCACTACGCGGCCGCCAAGGCCGGCGTGATGGCACTGACCCGTTGCAGCGCAATCGAAGCCGTCGAGTTCGGGGTGCGGATCAACGCGGTCTCGCCGAGCATCGCGCGGCACAAGTTCCTGGAGCGCTCGGCCGATGCGGCCCTGCTGGACCGGCTGTCCTCGGACGAGGCGTTCGGTCGCGCGGCCGAGCCGTGGGAGATCGCCACCACCATCGCCTACCTGGCCAGCGACTACTCGAGCTACCTGACCGGCGAGGTCATCTCGGTTTCCAGCCAGCGGGCCTAG